CATTGCGAATACGTCGTCGGCCGCGTGCCTGATGAGCCGCCTGTGCGGTGTGCCGATCGACGAATGCGTCGGGCGGGGTACGGGTCTCGACAATGCCGGGCTCGCGAAAAAGCGCAACGTACTGGCCTCGGCACTTGCGCATCACGCTGTTTCTAACAACCCGCTCAACGTGCTCGCCGCCTTCGGCGGCTTCGAAATCGCCATGATGACGGGCGCCTATCTCGCCGCGGCCCAGGCGCGTATGACGATCCTCGTCGACGGGTTCATCGCGACGTCGGCATTGCTGGTGGCTGACGCGTTCGCACCGAACGTGCGCGGGTATTGCGTGTTCGCGCATGCGTCGAACGAGGCCGGGCATCGGCGCATGCTCGATCATTTCGGCGCGCTGCCGTTGCTCGCGCTCGATATGCGTCTCGGCGAGGGCACGGGCGCGGTACTCGCGGTGCCGCTGCTGCGCGCGGCGGTGGCGTTCGTCAACGAAATGGCGAGCTTCGAATCGGCCGGTGTGGCGAATCGCGATGCTTGATCTCCTATACGAAGCGCGGTCATTCAGAAGCGCGCACCCGGCTCGTTCATGAACCCGCTCGCGGAGCTGCGCTATTTCTTCACGGCGCTTGGCTATTTCACGCGCGTGCCGGTGCCGCGTTGGGTCGGCTATGAGCCGCACTATCTGAATGCGGCAGCGCGTTATTTTCCGCTAGTCGGTTTGTTGATCGGCGGACTGAGCGCGCTGGTTTATTTCGCGGCGTTGTATGTCTTTCCAGCGGGTGTAGCGGTTCTGCTGTCAATGGCGGCGTCGCTCCTGGTCACCGGCGCATTTCACGAAGACGGACTTGCCGATTGCGTCGATGCGTTCGGTGGCGCCTATACGCGCGAGGACGTGTTGCGCATCATGCATGATTCGCGCATCGGTGCTTTCGGCGCCATCGCGCTCGTGATCGCGCTAGCACTGAAGTGGCAAACGCTCGCCGCATTGCCGCCGATGGGCGCCGCAAGTCTGATGATTGCAGCGCATGCCGCGAGCCGCGTATTCGCAATCAGCTATCTGGCGACGCTCGATTATGCGCGCGCCGAAGGCAAAGCCAAACCCGTTGCGCAACGTTTGAGCGGTTCCGCGTTGCTCTGCTCAGCGGTGTTCGGTTTGCCGTTGCTGCTCTGGCCGAATGGTCCCGGTTTGCCGGATTGGCGCTTCGCAGGCGCGGCCTTCGCCGTGCTCACCGCGCTGCGGTTTGTGATGGGCCGTTACTTCGTTCGACGTATTGGTGGCTACACCGGCGATTGCCTGGGCTTCGCACAACAGATTCTTGAATTGAGCATCTATCTGCTGGGGCTTGCATGGATATCGTACTGATCCGTCATCCCGCCGTCGCGCTCGATGCGGGCGTGTGCTACGGCCAGAGCGACGTCGCGCTTGTCGAGGATGCGGAAGTATCCTCGACCGCGCTTGCATTGAAACTCGCCACGTTGCAGGTGCCGGCGCCGCGCGTGTTCATATCGAGTCCGTTGATGCGCTGCTCGGCGCTCGCCGCTGCGATGGCGAACGATTTCGGCTGCGCGCTCGGTTATGACGATCGTCTGAAGGAGATGAACTTCGGAGATTGGGAGCAGCAGCGCTGGGACGCGATCGATCGTGAGTTGCTCGACGACTGGGCGGCCAACTTCGACCACGCGCGAGCGCATGGCGGTGAAAGCGTCGCGCAGTTCGTCGCACGGGTGCGGGCGTGGTTCGACGCGTTCGCGCAGACGCGTGAGTTGTCGCCGGCTTATGTGGTCACGCATGCCGGGGTCATGCGGGCGATCGCGTCGCTGGTGCTGGACGTGCCGTTGGAACGCTGTCTGCGCTGGTCGTTGGACATGACCGGGATTGTCTGGCTGCGCAGGGAGGGGGAGGCGCAGCAGTGGTCGTTGGTGAGGTGGAATGCGTGAGAGGGGCCGGGTTTGGCGCTTGCCGTCTCCCCTGAATTGCGTTAGTCCCAGTTTTATTCGTGACACTTTTTCAGAAGATATATCGCGAAAATGGAAATCGTGACAAATTTTGCCATGAATAGTGTCGCGATTAGCGCGTTTTATGTCACAATTTCAAGGGAAAGTGTCGCGATTAAGATTTATCGCGACACATGGACCTTGGGGTGGCGCGCATGAACAGCAATGGCATCAAGCAAGAATTGGATCTGATCGAGCAGCTTATTGCTGCAAGCGCCGAGGGGCGGAGCATACGCGCGCTGGCATCGGCACTTGCCACGCGTTGCCATCCCATGCAGCGCCGTACGCTGCAACGTCGCCTCGACGTATTGCTCGAAGCGGGCCGGATCATCTCGGAAGGCGCGGGTCGCGCAGTGGCCTACAAGCAGGTTGCCGCTTCCAGCGCGGCTGTTTTACCCGCACAGGCTATCGTTGGTGCAAGCACCTCGGGTGAGGCCTACGTACCCGTATCGAGTGCGGGTCTCGAGGTGCGTACGGAAGTGAACAGGCCGCTGCACGAGCGCCGGCCGGTCGGCTATAACCGCGCGT
The sequence above is drawn from the Paraburkholderia sp. BL23I1N1 genome and encodes:
- the cobC gene encoding alpha-ribazole phosphatase, which produces MDIVLIRHPAVALDAGVCYGQSDVALVEDAEVSSTALALKLATLQVPAPRVFISSPLMRCSALAAAMANDFGCALGYDDRLKEMNFGDWEQQRWDAIDRELLDDWAANFDHARAHGGESVAQFVARVRAWFDAFAQTRELSPAYVVTHAGVMRAIASLVLDVPLERCLRWSLDMTGIVWLRREGEAQQWSLVRWNA
- a CDS encoding adenosylcobinamide-GDP ribazoletransferase; amino-acid sequence: MNPLAELRYFFTALGYFTRVPVPRWVGYEPHYLNAAARYFPLVGLLIGGLSALVYFAALYVFPAGVAVLLSMAASLLVTGAFHEDGLADCVDAFGGAYTREDVLRIMHDSRIGAFGAIALVIALALKWQTLAALPPMGAASLMIAAHAASRVFAISYLATLDYARAEGKAKPVAQRLSGSALLCSAVFGLPLLLWPNGPGLPDWRFAGAAFAVLTALRFVMGRYFVRRIGGYTGDCLGFAQQILELSIYLLGLAWISY